The nucleotide window CCATTTTATTACCAATAATACGTTGTACTGTGTACATGTGCTTAAAGCGCCAGTTTTGAAAGGCATCTTCAATGTCCATCAGTTTCTCGGCCAGCTCATACAACTCAAAGTGTTTTTCAGAATTGGCGTATACCGCAAGCCAAGCATTTAACACCGATTCATTCTTACTGTAAGGCAAATTAAAATCACGTGTCAGTTGTTCGTCATCGATGGCGAAACCTGCGCCTGCTAGCGCCTTGATTGCTTCATCGTAGATACTTGGCGCGCTTGATACTTTAGCCAACTCAGCGTGTACTTCAGGCGTTGCTTCGTGCACCTTCAACATGGCTTTGTTTTTATTTCCCAGCAAAAACTCTAGCTTGCGGTATTCGTACGACTGAAAGCCAGAAGAGCGACCCAATGCATCACGAAACTTAAGGTAATCAACCGGTGTTAGGGTTGATAATACCCCCCAGGATTGGGTCAGCTGAATAAAAATCTGTTTAACCCGAGAGATCACTTTAAAGGCATGGCCAAAGTCACCATCTTGTACATTTTTAATCGCAGCGCTTAATTCAAAGCCGGCTAATTTAAGCCATAATTCACTGGCTTGATGAATGGTGATAAACAGCATTTCATCGTGCTGATCTGACAATGGCTTTTGCGCGCTCAATATTTGATCGAGACACAGATAATCGCCATAAGACATATCGTTTTTAAAGTCGGTGTGAATGCTGTCTTCGAGATCGCGAACATTCTTTTCTTGATGATAAGGGCAAGACATTATGCTGCCTCCAATTTTGCTACAGCTAAGGAATGCAATCGGTCATAAACATGCGCTTCTTGCCAGCATTCGGCAATGTTAGGGATTTGCATGATTTCATCCATGATTTGCTTTTGTATGTCACCGGTACGCAATGCGTATTCGTAGGGAATATGGGGTGAAAAGGTTACCATAGAATATAATGGCACCCAAAGTTCAGGGTAGCGTTCATTAAACTTTGCTTCTATCTTCTTGCGTAACAAAAAGTTGGCATCACCACTGAGTTCACTCATTTCAATGAAGTTGCGTTTAGCAAGTTCGATAATGGCGTCACCATTGGCTTTTCGTGCCGCTTGATAAGCGGGCAAAATCTGTTGCCAGTCGCCGTTATATTGGCTTTCCAGCTCATCCATCACGCGGCAGTCTTCAAAGCCACAATTCATCCCCTGACCATAAAACGGCACCATAGCATGAGCGGCATCGCCAATTAAGGCAACCTTATTGTTAAACACCCACGGATAGATATGTACTAGGCATAATGAGGATGGACGCTTAGCGAGAAAATCATTTACCGGATCATCAAGCAAATCAAGCGCATCGGCAAAGTTATCGGCAAAAAATGCTTGTACTTTTTGCGCGTTATCCAGTGATTCGAAACTCAGTTCACCTTCATGATCTAAAAACAATGTACAGGTGAATGAGCCATCTGGGTTAGGCAGGGCAATGAGCATGAACTCGCCGCGAGGCCATATATGCAGGGCATTTTTTTCCATCTTATGGCTACCGTCCGCATTGGCGCTAATGCTTAATTCCATATAGCTTTGCGGCATGTATTCCAAACTATGGCTTATGCGCTGGCCTTGCAGCTCTTGTGCCAAGCGACGTACTTTGGAAAACGCACCATCGGCGCCAATCATTAAGTCGCTGTCAAACTCGGCATCGCCATCTTGGCAGCTAAAGGTGCTGTGTAAGCTGTCAAAATCGAGCTCTGCTAAGCGGTGCTCAAAATGCACCTTAACGTTGTCTTGTTGCTCGGCGATATTAATCAACTGTTCGTTAATGCCTGAGCGTGACACAGACCATATCGCTTGATTGTCTTTACCGTATGGGAATGTCGTCAAGTTGCCTTGTTTGTCGTGCATAACCCGGCAATACATCGGAATAGCATGTTCACGAATTTCTGTATCAAGGCCAATTGATTGTAAAGCCAACCAACCGCGATCAGATAAGGCAAGGTTAATTGACTTGCCTTGATAAATGTTGGTTTGCCTAGAGTCTGGGCGCGATTCAAACAAATCGATTGGATAGCCTTTCTTGGCAAGCATTACCGCCAGTAAGCTGCCAACAGGGCCGGCACCGGCGATGGCGATGCGTTGTTTCTGTGAGTTACTCATCAAATACCTCCCGCCTAGTGTTGCCAGTTGGCAAGCAAACCTTTAAGTACTTGGCCAAAACGATAGACATCACTAAAGCTGTTATACAAAGGTACCGGTGATAGACGGACAACATCAGGTTCACGAAAATCAGCAATTACGCCAGCTTCCGTTAGTGTTTTAAAGAATGACTTATCGGTACCCACCAATTTAACGGACAGCTGACAGCCGCGCTGATTTGGATTTTGTGGGGTGATAATTTGCAGTTCAATATTGTCAAACTGACCGACAATATCGTTAAAAATAAACTCTAAGTAACTGGTTAGTTTTAAGCTTTTCGAGCGCAGTTTTGCCATACCGACTTCATCAAACATATCTAAAGATGACTTCAATACGGCCATCCCCATGACTGGTGCATTACTAAGTTGCCAGCCTTCTGCTCCTGTCATCGGTTGGAAGCTGTTTTCCATCAAAAAGCGACGCTCTTTGTTATGACCCCACCAGCCACCAAAACGATTTAGCTCGGTATTATTGCCGTGTTTATCATGAACGAAAATAGCGGCGGTATTACCTGGGCTAGAGTTCAAGTATTTATAAGTACACCAAGCAGCAAAATCGACATTCCAGTCATGCAATTGCAGTTCGATATTGCCAACACCATGCGCCAAATCAAAACCCGCTAAAGCGCCAACACTATGAGCTGCTTTTGTTAAGGTTTGCATATCAAACACTTGACCGGTGAAATAGTTGACGCCGCCTAAGAACACCAATGCAACCTCATCGCCATGTTGTTGTATGGTATCGATGATGTCTTGCTCGCGAATGGTATGTTCTCCCTCACGCGGTGCCACTTCAATAATCGCATCATCCGGTTGGAAACCATGATGACGCACTTGCGTTTCAAGCAGATAACGATCCGATGGAAACATTTTCGCTTCGGCGATGATCTTAAAGCGTTTTGCTGTTGGCTTGTAAAAAGAGACAAACAACAAGTGTAAGTTGTTGGTTAATGAGCCCATACAGACCACTTCCGACTCATTCGCGCCCACTAGATTGGCCGATTGTGGTGTTAATAGTTCATGGTAACTCACCCACGGATTTTTCGCTTCAAAGTGGCCCTCGACGCCCCATTTAGCCCACTCGTCTAACTCGGTATTAACGTAGTCGCGAGCCGCTGTTGGTTGCAGACCTAATGAGTTGCCGGTGAAGTACAATACTTGCTCGCCATTAATTACTGGGTGATGAAATTTATCGCGGTATGGTTTTAATGGATCTTGATTATCCATTTGCTCGGCAAATTCTTGGCTGTTTTCAAAGGCATTATTTGGCAACAGATGAAATCCACAGCCGCCTAATCCTTCAACCTCGACGCTGATATGTTGACCCGCCTCTAGTGCAACCGCAGCCGTAGCGGCGCCGGCAAGAATGATTTGTCCCGGTAGCAGTTCTTCGCCTGATTCGGCAATGCAACGAGCAGCCTCAACCAGAGAGTTTAACGGATGATCTAAAATCGCGCTGCTGTCGCCGCTGGCGGCGCTTTCACCATCAACCAGTAAGTCCATATGCAAGTTGCTGATATCGGTATCAGCTGCATGCCATTTACCAATAATAAAGCCGGTACTTGAACAGTTATCGGCGATAACATCGGACAACGAAAACTTGAAGTTACGATAACGTGAGTCAATGATTTCAATAGCGGGGGCGATCGCTTCTACGGCGGCGAGCGCTTGTTCAGGGGTAACAATGCCAGAAAGAGGCGCTTTTAATTTGAAGGCAATTTCTGGTTCAGCGCGCGGATGAACGTATTCATTTAAATTGATACTGTCATTTTGCTTGATGATCATAGAGTCTGTTAGGCGACCCCAAATCAAATCATCGACGCCCATCTGAATCATCTTAGCGCGTGAGGTAAAGCCCATTTTATAACCCACTAATTTCTCGCCGCGCTCAAGGCGCTGGTCGATGCTGAGCTTTTGTACTTGATAAGCTTGAGGTAATGACAATTCGGTATCTATCGACAGCTGTTCGACACTTTCTGCGGTCATGGCTGCGTTATCTAATTTGATGGCTAATTCGTTTAACATAATAAAATTCTTTAATTCGGTTATTTTTCACTTGGCGCAATGTCTGTATTGTTACAGAGCACTAGATGCCAAAAAATTGCTCAGCGTTGCTGGCAAGTAATTTTTGTTTGACGTCGTCTGCGAGGGTTGGCGCAGTCTTAATTAATTGTCCCATTTGCTGTTCGCCCAAAGGGAATGGGTAATCGGTGCCAAACATTAAGCGCTCGGTGCCCATCTTGCGTACCAGTAACTCTAAAGAGTCATGGTCAAATACGGCAGTATCAAGATGGAAGCGATTTAAATAATGACTCGGTGGAAATTCAGATTTCCCTCGAGCGATATCACGGTGATGCCAGGCGTTATCCAGACGGCCTAGCAAAAACGCAAAAGAGCCACCGCCGTGAGCAAAACAGATTTTTAACTTGTCTGACACTCGGTCAAAACCACCGCCTAAAATCATCGAGACAATGGACAGTTGAGTTTCTGCTGGCATACCAACGGTCCAGCCCATCATGTAATCTTTGGTGCGCTCGCTCGCCATCATGTCCCAAGGATGGACAAATACCGCAACATCTTCGCTAGCACAGTGTTGTAAGAAGGTTAATACACCTTCATCATCCATATTTTTAAGACCAACGTGGTTGCCTATTTGCACACCAACATGGCCAATACTTTTAGCGCGAGTCACTTCTTTACAGGCTAAATCGACGTCCTGTAATGGCACTTGTGACATCGCAAATAAACGAGTTGCGTCATGGCTGCATATCTCCATCGCCGCATCATTAAATATTTGTGCGCAATAATGTGCTTGTTCTGGCGGCTTTTGATAGGCAAACAAAATCGGCGTTGCAGAAATGATTTGTTTTTCTACGCCATCTCTGTCCATTTCTTCAAGGCGTACAGCAGGATCCCAACAAGCGGAATAGATCGGGCGAAATTCTTGCTGGCCTTTCATAAGCATGGCTTTGCCATCGTCTTGATGGCGTAGCCATGGCCAGTCATCGCCGCCAAACTTGGCTTGTAAGTCTTGCCATGTTTTCGGGAAAAAGTGAGAGTGAATATCGACAACGCGCATAGTTTATTCCTCTGCCTCTGTAGTTTGTTCTGCTCTAGGCGGAATATGTACCCAGCCTTGTGGTGGTTGCTTACCCGGGTGTAATTCACCGCAATTTGGGCAAGTACGCGCCTGCTGATCATTGTAAAAGGCTTGATAAACCTTAGGTAAATCATCAACGATGGATTTCAATATGACTTCTGAACGATGCACCAATGACTCACAGTTGAAGCAGTACCATTCAAAGGCATCTTTCATGCCGTCAGGGCGTTTGGGTTCAATAACCAAACCGATGCTGCCCTCTTGTGGGCGCTGTGGTGAGTGGCGTACATGTTTCGGTAAGAAGAAAATATCGCCTTCACGAATAAACACATCTTTGCATTTACCGTCTTCAATCACCTTTAACACCATGTCACCTTTAAGTTGATAGAAAAACTCTTCAACTGGGTCGTCGTGAAAATCGGTGCGTTGGTTTGGGCCACCCACAACCGTCACCATCATGTCGGTATCCTGCCATATTTGCACATTGCCCACAGGTGGCTTCAATAAGTGTTTATGCTCTTCAATCCAGGCATGAAAATTAAATGCTTTTAACGCTGACATATTTAGCTCATCCTTGTGGTTTGTAGGCTACCGCTTTGCATTCGATCAACAAATGCGGGTGAGGCAATTGATGAACCGCAACCGT belongs to Thalassotalea sp. HSM 43 and includes:
- the kynU gene encoding kynureninase, with amino-acid sequence MLNELAIKLDNAAMTAESVEQLSIDTELSLPQAYQVQKLSIDQRLERGEKLVGYKMGFTSRAKMIQMGVDDLIWGRLTDSMIIKQNDSINLNEYVHPRAEPEIAFKLKAPLSGIVTPEQALAAVEAIAPAIEIIDSRYRNFKFSLSDVIADNCSSTGFIIGKWHAADTDISNLHMDLLVDGESAASGDSSAILDHPLNSLVEAARCIAESGEELLPGQIILAGAATAAVALEAGQHISVEVEGLGGCGFHLLPNNAFENSQEFAEQMDNQDPLKPYRDKFHHPVINGEQVLYFTGNSLGLQPTAARDYVNTELDEWAKWGVEGHFEAKNPWVSYHELLTPQSANLVGANESEVVCMGSLTNNLHLLFVSFYKPTAKRFKIIAEAKMFPSDRYLLETQVRHHGFQPDDAIIEVAPREGEHTIREQDIIDTIQQHGDEVALVFLGGVNYFTGQVFDMQTLTKAAHSVGALAGFDLAHGVGNIELQLHDWNVDFAAWCTYKYLNSSPGNTAAIFVHDKHGNNTELNRFGGWWGHNKERRFLMENSFQPMTGAEGWQLSNAPVMGMAVLKSSLDMFDEVGMAKLRSKSLKLTSYLEFIFNDIVGQFDNIELQIITPQNPNQRGCQLSVKLVGTDKSFFKTLTEAGVIADFREPDVVRLSPVPLYNSFSDVYRFGQVLKGLLANWQH
- a CDS encoding tryptophan 2,3-dioxygenase: MSCPYHQEKNVRDLEDSIHTDFKNDMSYGDYLCLDQILSAQKPLSDQHDEMLFITIHQASELWLKLAGFELSAAIKNVQDGDFGHAFKVISRVKQIFIQLTQSWGVLSTLTPVDYLKFRDALGRSSGFQSYEYRKLEFLLGNKNKAMLKVHEATPEVHAELAKVSSAPSIYDEAIKALAGAGFAIDDEQLTRDFNLPYSKNESVLNAWLAVYANSEKHFELYELAEKLMDIEDAFQNWRFKHMYTVQRIIGNKMGTGGSSGVGFLKKALDISFFPELLELRTRL
- a CDS encoding amidohydrolase family protein, whose product is MRVVDIHSHFFPKTWQDLQAKFGGDDWPWLRHQDDGKAMLMKGQQEFRPIYSACWDPAVRLEEMDRDGVEKQIISATPILFAYQKPPEQAHYCAQIFNDAAMEICSHDATRLFAMSQVPLQDVDLACKEVTRAKSIGHVGVQIGNHVGLKNMDDEGVLTFLQHCASEDVAVFVHPWDMMASERTKDYMMGWTVGMPAETQLSIVSMILGGGFDRVSDKLKICFAHGGGSFAFLLGRLDNAWHHRDIARGKSEFPPSHYLNRFHLDTAVFDHDSLELLVRKMGTERLMFGTDYPFPLGEQQMGQLIKTAPTLADDVKQKLLASNAEQFFGI
- a CDS encoding 3-hydroxyanthranilate 3,4-dioxygenase, with protein sequence MSALKAFNFHAWIEEHKHLLKPPVGNVQIWQDTDMMVTVVGGPNQRTDFHDDPVEEFFYQLKGDMVLKVIEDGKCKDVFIREGDIFFLPKHVRHSPQRPQEGSIGLVIEPKRPDGMKDAFEWYCFNCESLVHRSEVILKSIVDDLPKVYQAFYNDQQARTCPNCGELHPGKQPPQGWVHIPPRAEQTTEAEE
- a CDS encoding FAD-dependent oxidoreductase, whose translation is MSNSQKQRIAIAGAGPVGSLLAVMLAKKGYPIDLFESRPDSRQTNIYQGKSINLALSDRGWLALQSIGLDTEIREHAIPMYCRVMHDKQGNLTTFPYGKDNQAIWSVSRSGINEQLINIAEQQDNVKVHFEHRLAELDFDSLHSTFSCQDGDAEFDSDLMIGADGAFSKVRRLAQELQGQRISHSLEYMPQSYMELSISANADGSHKMEKNALHIWPRGEFMLIALPNPDGSFTCTLFLDHEGELSFESLDNAQKVQAFFADNFADALDLLDDPVNDFLAKRPSSLCLVHIYPWVFNNKVALIGDAAHAMVPFYGQGMNCGFEDCRVMDELESQYNGDWQQILPAYQAARKANGDAIIELAKRNFIEMSELSGDANFLLRKKIEAKFNERYPELWVPLYSMVTFSPHIPYEYALRTGDIQKQIMDEIMQIPNIAECWQEAHVYDRLHSLAVAKLEAA